In a single window of the Thermodesulfobacteriota bacterium genome:
- a CDS encoding HAD-IIA family hydrolase produces the protein MKLSDKFDHFLIDLDGVVYIGEKPISGSIETLLILRDLGKNLIFLTNDPRSSVNDYSEKLNKFGFPAEPQDIITSSMATAFHIKSTHRDLKHKRAYVVGSKALKDEIKGIDLELVNGEEGKKADFVIIGGYPGFHYEEIKIASLAIRHGAYFYATSRDPYIPTDEGLVPATGSMLASIEVASGQKAIVGGKPEPIIFEVAITRRHLHPKERLAVIGDRLDSDIIGGKNAGITTILVLSGSTKEGDLHSSDLIPDYLIHDLTGLLSEIDTAWNSKIQGRLP, from the coding sequence ATGAAACTCTCTGATAAATTTGACCACTTTCTTATCGATTTAGATGGAGTTGTCTATATCGGCGAAAAGCCTATTTCTGGCTCTATAGAAACCCTGTTAATTTTGAGAGATCTTGGGAAAAATTTGATATTTCTCACAAATGATCCGAGAAGTTCGGTTAATGATTATTCAGAAAAGCTAAACAAGTTTGGTTTCCCCGCCGAACCGCAGGATATAATCACTTCATCTATGGCAACAGCATTCCACATTAAGTCGACTCACAGAGACTTAAAACACAAAAGAGCGTATGTAGTTGGAAGCAAAGCACTAAAGGACGAAATAAAGGGGATAGATCTCGAACTCGTTAACGGCGAGGAGGGCAAAAAAGCTGATTTTGTGATAATTGGCGGCTACCCAGGTTTTCATTATGAAGAAATAAAAATAGCATCTCTTGCGATCAGGCATGGTGCATACTTCTACGCTACAAGCCGAGATCCATATATACCGACGGACGAGGGGTTAGTCCCTGCAACAGGCTCAATGCTTGCTTCAATTGAGGTCGCATCAGGACAGAAAGCAATCGTTGGTGGAAAACCGGAGCCAATAATATTTGAAGTAGCAATCACAAGAAGGCACTTACATCCAAAAGAGAGGCTCGCAGTGATCGGCGACAGACTGGACTCTGACATAATCGGAGGAAAGAATGCTGGTATCACAACGATTCTTGTTCTTAGTGGTTCAACAAAAGAGGGAGATCTCCACAGCAGCGATCTTATCCCAGATTACTTAATACACGATTTAACAGGGCTGCTATCAGAAATAGACACTGCCTGGAATAGCAAAATACAAGGGAGGTTACCATAA
- a CDS encoding alpha/beta fold hydrolase encodes MPRLSVNSINLNYELEGNGSVVVFINGLTMDVNGWYFQVQEFSKRHRVLRYDCRGQGKSDKPDMEYPQIMHAEDLKNLMDKLDIEKAHLVGLSNGGMIAQHFALNFPHKVGALVLVDTCSYIDTLLASIIAIWIKGTQLGGSEFRYDITIPFIFSEDFIKKNKEALVEMKKMSSEINPPNAIINLANGCLKHNTNDRLSEIKAPTLIIVGEEDILIPMKYSKLLNDGIKGSRLVIMKGSGHVPSIEKPEEFNRIVLNFLREYNFIET; translated from the coding sequence ATGCCTAGGCTAAGTGTAAATTCGATTAATCTAAATTACGAACTTGAAGGAAACGGTTCCGTAGTGGTATTCATCAATGGACTAACGATGGATGTAAATGGTTGGTACTTCCAGGTCCAAGAATTCTCAAAAAGACACCGAGTCCTTAGGTACGACTGCAGAGGACAAGGAAAATCTGACAAACCGGATATGGAATATCCCCAAATTATGCACGCAGAGGACCTGAAAAATCTTATGGATAAACTCGATATTGAGAAGGCCCATTTAGTAGGTCTTTCGAACGGCGGTATGATTGCACAGCATTTTGCCCTAAATTTCCCACATAAGGTTGGTGCCTTAGTGCTCGTCGATACCTGCAGCTACATTGACACACTACTGGCTTCAATCATTGCAATCTGGATAAAAGGGACACAGCTTGGTGGAAGCGAATTTAGGTATGATATTACCATACCATTTATATTTTCTGAAGATTTCATAAAAAAGAATAAAGAGGCCCTGGTGGAAATGAAAAAAATGAGCTCAGAAATTAACCCTCCGAACGCTATTATCAACCTTGCTAATGGGTGCCTGAAGCACAACACAAACGACAGACTTTCAGAAATTAAAGCACCAACACTGATCATCGTCGGAGAAGAAGACATCCTTATTCCGATGAAGTACTCGAAATTGCTTAATGATGGAATCAAAGGATCTAGGCTTGTTATAATGAAAGGGTCTGGGCATGTTCCTTCAATAGAAAAACCAGAGGAGTTCAACAGAATCGTTTTGAACTTCTTGCGTGAATATAATTTTATTGAAACCTAA